One Chthoniobacterales bacterium DNA segment encodes these proteins:
- a CDS encoding alkaline phosphatase, which translates to MKTRNLLIALTCIALFILAGVLYFKSWVVQKPFAIILITGDGLNTSSLAAARIYEGGADKNLALESLPHLGLLKLTSNEFAVPDAAAAASSLATGRRVNQNGLSVDSDGKKIATLLELAARAGRKTGVVTNASVVDPAVAAYFSHQTDGQNRTGVASELPDLENVDLLLGGGEKYFLPVDKGGVRTDGQDLILALRQKNWTVARTKAELTAIQSWLAPRTLGIFNRGELSNSRAMATEEPSLEELVKSAISLLQYNTKGYFLVIDAGLIEKAARGNDGENFLAETIALDNAVAVARRYAGDSALIVVAGKQAPGGFRMNGYPFRQDQGAAVLGVNAHGIPSLTWSTGPHALPPAPAAKPTPKREGEVLPSLIVPEPPLPEHPTPEPTPPQLPPSAAVEPSTVFTPESLNVVDDPLIFSSGTGSEKLTGYLDAKDVFTVVQTQL; encoded by the coding sequence ATGAAGACCCGGAACCTGCTCATCGCCCTCACTTGCATCGCGCTCTTCATTCTGGCCGGCGTGCTCTATTTCAAGTCGTGGGTGGTGCAAAAACCCTTCGCGATCATCCTCATTACCGGCGACGGGCTGAATACGTCGTCGCTCGCGGCGGCCCGCATTTACGAGGGCGGCGCGGACAAAAATCTCGCGCTGGAGTCGCTGCCGCACCTGGGTTTGCTAAAGCTGACTTCCAATGAATTCGCGGTGCCCGACGCTGCCGCCGCCGCCTCGTCGCTGGCGACCGGTCGCCGGGTGAACCAGAACGGACTTTCAGTCGATTCAGACGGCAAAAAGATCGCCACTCTCCTGGAACTCGCCGCGCGCGCCGGACGCAAAACGGGCGTCGTCACGAATGCGTCGGTGGTCGATCCCGCCGTCGCGGCCTATTTTTCCCATCAGACCGACGGGCAAAATCGCACGGGAGTTGCATCCGAATTGCCCGACTTGGAGAACGTCGATCTGCTCCTCGGCGGCGGTGAGAAATATTTTCTCCCCGTGGATAAAGGCGGCGTGCGCACCGATGGCCAGGACCTCATTTTGGCCCTGCGCCAGAAGAACTGGACCGTGGCCCGCACCAAGGCCGAGCTGACTGCGATTCAGTCGTGGCTCGCGCCGCGCACGCTCGGGATTTTTAATCGTGGGGAACTTTCCAACAGCCGCGCCATGGCCACCGAGGAGCCGTCGCTGGAGGAACTCGTGAAATCCGCCATCTCGCTCCTGCAATACAATACGAAAGGTTATTTCCTCGTGATCGACGCCGGGTTGATCGAAAAAGCCGCGCGCGGCAACGACGGTGAAAACTTTCTCGCGGAAACCATCGCCCTCGACAACGCGGTCGCCGTGGCCCGGCGTTATGCGGGCGACAGTGCGCTCATCGTGGTCGCCGGCAAGCAGGCTCCGGGCGGTTTTCGGATGAATGGCTATCCGTTTCGGCAGGACCAAGGCGCCGCCGTCCTCGGCGTGAACGCTCACGGGATTCCGAGTCTCACCTGGAGCACCGGGCCGCACGCGCTGCCTCCCGCGCCTGCCGCGAAGCCGACGCCGAAACGCGAGGGTGAGGTGTTGCCGTCGCTGATTGTCCCCGAGCCGCCGTTGCCGGAACATCCGACGCCGGAGCCGACGCCGCCCCAGCTCCCGCCGAGCGCCGCCGTGGAGCCGTCCACGGTTTTCACGCCCGAATCGCTCAATGTGGTGGATGATCCGCTTATTTTCAGCAGCGGCACGGGCTCGGAGAAATTAACGGGTTATCTGGACGCGAAGGACGTGTTCACGGTCGTGCAAACGCAGCTCTGA
- a CDS encoding RNA polymerase sigma factor RpoD/SigA, whose amino-acid sequence MAAEDTDSGIKIYLREIGQIALLTPDQEIELAAKIKKGDKEARSLMIRSNLRLVVKIAHDYANLGLPLLDLISEGNIGLMKAVERFDPAKGGKLSTYAAWWIKQSIKRALANQSKTIRLPVHLVDKISKMRRVSLQMSEELGREPTDDELAEEIGIASGKVSQLKTVSIRPASLDAPISDDDSTEFGEIVGDEDAQTPFELLRDKDLRDEVGDLLDVLDEREKKIIFSRFGLDGGKPKTLEEVGKKFGVTRERIRQLQNIALSKLRRALGKKEKPIEALQEMGVEY is encoded by the coding sequence ATGGCTGCTGAAGATACAGATTCCGGAATTAAGATCTACCTGCGCGAGATCGGGCAAATCGCCCTTTTGACCCCAGATCAGGAGATCGAACTGGCCGCAAAAATCAAGAAAGGCGACAAAGAAGCCCGCTCTTTGATGATTCGCTCGAACCTCCGTCTCGTGGTCAAGATCGCCCACGATTACGCCAACTTGGGCCTGCCCCTGCTCGACCTCATTTCTGAAGGCAACATCGGTCTGATGAAGGCCGTGGAGCGTTTTGACCCAGCGAAAGGAGGCAAATTGAGCACCTACGCCGCGTGGTGGATCAAGCAGTCCATCAAACGCGCCCTGGCCAACCAGAGCAAAACGATCCGACTTCCAGTTCACTTAGTGGACAAGATTTCCAAAATGCGCCGCGTCTCGCTGCAAATGAGCGAAGAACTGGGCCGCGAACCGACCGATGACGAGCTGGCCGAGGAAATCGGCATCGCTAGCGGCAAGGTTTCGCAACTCAAGACCGTGTCGATTCGTCCAGCGTCGCTCGACGCGCCGATCAGCGACGACGATTCCACCGAATTTGGTGAGATCGTGGGCGATGAGGACGCGCAGACGCCGTTTGAATTGCTCCGCGACAAGGATTTGCGCGACGAGGTAGGCGACCTCCTCGATGTGCTCGACGAGCGCGAGAAGAAAATCATCTTTTCCCGTTTCGGCCTCGACGGGGGCAAACCCAAGACGCTGGAGGAAGTCGGCAAGAAATTTGGCGTCACCCGCGAGCGCATCCGGCAGTTGCAAAACATCGCGCTCTCGAAACTGCGCCGCGCGCTGGGCAAGAAAGAAAAGCCCATCGAAGCGTTACAGGAAATGGGCGTCGAATACTAA
- a CDS encoding HAMP domain-containing sensor histidine kinase yields MPSQEHYTVEDLAEVFAKSHEEIIAEWRLQAGKLLSDLNLDKPTLTDHMPDIVAEITRALTLVREGDVSAQPTNGSSPVHGVQRLYDGLDVGEVVAEYNILRIAFITIAERHGLCVVGEAARIIHRQIDEAVRLAVMGYVAQQAHIRKEQEDEHLAFIAHDLRTPLNAASLLVDELKLSLPAETLADTSDLFEILCRNLQRVEDLVKRVLETNVQPSGTGTVFQPDCRTFELWPLVQRLIIDLRSIASNHAIDVINEIPRALTIFADAGLLSQVFQNLLGNAFKYAAQGRVIVSASAEAGAVTCVVHDNGAGVPLEMLSRVFDKMSTDPEKEGTGLGLAIVKQIVEAHGGTVAAESTQGAGATFTIPAPPAS; encoded by the coding sequence ATGCCTTCCCAAGAACATTACACCGTCGAGGACCTGGCCGAAGTTTTTGCCAAGAGTCATGAAGAGATCATTGCCGAATGGCGCTTGCAGGCTGGCAAGCTCCTCAGCGATCTGAATCTCGACAAACCCACGCTCACCGATCACATGCCCGACATCGTGGCGGAGATCACGCGCGCCCTCACACTGGTCCGCGAGGGCGACGTGTCCGCCCAACCCACCAACGGCAGTTCACCCGTCCACGGCGTCCAGCGTTTGTATGATGGCCTGGACGTGGGTGAAGTCGTTGCGGAGTACAATATCCTGCGCATCGCCTTCATCACCATTGCGGAACGACACGGCCTCTGCGTCGTCGGCGAGGCCGCCCGCATCATCCACCGCCAGATCGATGAAGCCGTGCGGCTCGCCGTCATGGGCTACGTGGCGCAGCAGGCGCACATCCGCAAAGAGCAGGAAGACGAGCACCTCGCCTTCATCGCGCACGACCTGCGCACCCCGCTCAACGCCGCCTCGCTCCTCGTGGACGAGTTGAAACTAAGCCTCCCCGCAGAGACCCTCGCCGACACCAGCGACCTCTTTGAGATCCTCTGCCGCAACCTCCAGCGCGTCGAAGACCTCGTGAAACGCGTGCTCGAAACCAACGTGCAACCCTCCGGCACCGGCACGGTTTTTCAACCCGACTGCCGCACCTTCGAGCTCTGGCCCCTTGTGCAACGCCTCATCATCGACCTCCGATCCATCGCGTCCAACCACGCCATCGACGTCATCAACGAGATCCCGCGCGCCCTCACCATCTTTGCCGACGCCGGGCTCCTCTCCCAAGTCTTCCAAAACCTCCTCGGCAACGCCTTCAAATACGCCGCCCAAGGCCGGGTCATCGTCAGCGCGAGCGCCGAAGCGGGCGCCGTCACCTGCGTCGTCCACGACAACGGCGCCGGAGTCCCCTTGGAAATGCTCTCCCGAGTTTTCGACAAAATGTCCACCGACCCCGAGAAGGAAGGCACCGGACTCGGCCTCGCCATCGTGAAACAAATCGTGGAAGCGCACGGCGGCACCGTCGCCGCCGAAAGCACCCAAGGCGCAGGCGCCACCTTCACCATCCCCGCCCCACCAGCGAGCTGA
- a CDS encoding ferric reductase-like transmembrane domain-containing protein: MLLLSRLIGHKLTALVILLGLGIGLLIVPLLTGHLGANPLEKLLHQSGQIAIWLLVAVLALTPLRVLFSKSPLVAALNRHRRWIGVAACIYGVLHFACHVLYEGDPAAILKSFSKPFIWFGLAGLTLLIVLALTSNNWSMRKLGGRTWKRLHRLAYVAAALLLWHQTIAGKGHWHDSRWLIFPLIALELARVLKPRLFPKSPASSPQKV, from the coding sequence ATGCTCCTCCTCTCGCGCCTCATTGGCCACAAACTCACCGCGCTCGTCATCCTGCTCGGGCTCGGCATCGGACTCCTCATCGTCCCGCTCCTCACCGGCCATCTCGGAGCCAATCCCCTCGAAAAACTCCTCCACCAGTCGGGTCAGATCGCCATCTGGCTCCTCGTCGCCGTCCTCGCCCTCACCCCGTTGCGCGTCCTCTTTTCGAAATCGCCCCTCGTCGCGGCTCTCAACCGCCACCGCCGCTGGATCGGCGTCGCGGCCTGCATCTACGGCGTGCTCCATTTCGCCTGCCATGTGCTCTATGAGGGCGACCCCGCTGCCATCTTGAAAAGCTTCTCCAAGCCCTTCATTTGGTTCGGACTCGCCGGGCTCACCCTCCTCATCGTCCTCGCGCTCACAAGCAACAACTGGTCCATGCGCAAACTCGGCGGACGCACTTGGAAACGCCTCCACCGCCTCGCCTACGTGGCCGCCGCACTCCTCCTCTGGCACCAAACCATCGCCGGCAAGGGCCACTGGCACGACTCGCGCTGGCTCATTTTTCCGCTGATTGCACTGGAACTCGCCCGCGTCCTGAAGCCCCGCCTCTTCCCCAAATCGCCCGCGTCCAGCCCGCAAAAAGTTTAG
- a CDS encoding glycosyltransferase family 2 protein, protein MNPCLSVVMPAYNEEKTLAEVVAAVLAQTMVGELIIVDDASRDGTWGVLEKLATQDSRIKAYQHKTNAGKGAALRTGFENATQPYVLIQDADLEYDPGEYAKLLGPILRGRADVVFGSRFLGSEEHRVLYYWHSVGNQFLTTLSNMFTNLNISDMETCYKVFRREIIQRITIEENRFGFEPEITAKVAKMNVRIYEVAVSYHGRTYAEGKKIGWKDGLSAIRCILKYGIR, encoded by the coding sequence ATGAATCCGTGCCTGTCTGTCGTGATGCCCGCCTACAACGAGGAAAAGACTCTCGCCGAAGTGGTGGCCGCCGTGCTCGCGCAAACGATGGTCGGCGAGCTGATCATCGTGGACGACGCCTCGCGCGACGGGACTTGGGGTGTGTTGGAAAAACTGGCGACGCAGGACTCCCGGATCAAGGCCTATCAGCACAAGACGAATGCCGGCAAAGGTGCAGCCTTGCGCACTGGCTTTGAGAATGCCACGCAGCCCTACGTTTTAATCCAGGACGCCGACTTAGAATACGATCCGGGCGAATACGCGAAACTGCTCGGCCCGATCTTGCGAGGACGCGCCGATGTGGTCTTTGGATCGCGGTTTCTCGGCTCCGAAGAGCATCGCGTGCTCTACTACTGGCACTCGGTGGGGAACCAATTTCTCACGACTTTGAGCAATATGTTCACGAACCTGAACATCTCCGACATGGAGACCTGCTACAAAGTGTTCCGCCGGGAAATCATCCAGCGCATCACCATCGAAGAGAATCGTTTTGGCTTCGAGCCGGAGATCACCGCCAAAGTCGCGAAAATGAACGTTCGCATCTACGAAGTCGCCGTTTCCTACCACGGCCGCACTTACGCCGAAGGCAAAAAGATCGGCTGGAAAGACGGCCTCAGCGCCATCCGCTGCATCCTGAAATACGGCATCCGGTAG
- a CDS encoding MBOAT family O-acyltransferase, protein MNFVSVEFWLLLLLCLGSILSFRAVLAARGFSHLAQFDRASLLGTSLLLFYFADRLSFAIHVAELGFSFIVLQAALRSGKRRRLVLEILFITVNLLPLVWFKYGDFLLNRVLHLGWNAPRNYIPAGISFYTFQLIALGVDTLRRNEKLPRLLNFFNFVTFFPQIVAGPIERRASLLPQITGFRWRVSVATLLDGCPWLVLGLFYKLVLADNLSPFILRGVSDNPWTVWLTSILFGLRIYFDFAGYSFIALGVARILGVRLTMNFLAPYSACSIREFWQRWHITLSTWFRDYVYFPLGGNRRGVWEFNIFAVFLISGMWHGAGFNFLLWGAAHGALLVMHGWFSKVGYAMPRVIGWLLTSVAVTFSWLFFYESDLSLLEKKIRLLLTPSAYSTGSLREVRHAYAITDWAPLIVICSLCFFVLLIEMLGRRKAENPYAALLSWPACLGLAAVVAIGAASGEGQFIYFAF, encoded by the coding sequence ATGAATTTTGTCAGTGTCGAATTTTGGCTTCTGCTCCTGCTCTGCCTGGGCTCGATCCTATCCTTCCGCGCCGTGTTGGCGGCCCGGGGATTTTCTCATCTGGCGCAGTTTGACCGGGCCAGTCTGCTAGGAACGAGCCTGCTCCTTTTCTATTTCGCGGACCGGCTCTCTTTTGCGATTCACGTCGCTGAGTTGGGTTTCAGCTTCATCGTGCTGCAGGCCGCGCTACGATCCGGCAAACGCCGTCGGCTGGTTCTGGAAATCCTATTTATCACTGTGAATCTGCTGCCGCTGGTCTGGTTCAAATACGGCGATTTCCTGCTCAACCGAGTGCTGCATCTGGGGTGGAATGCACCGAGAAATTACATCCCGGCGGGTATCTCCTTTTACACTTTTCAATTGATCGCGCTCGGCGTGGACACCTTGCGCCGGAATGAAAAACTGCCGCGGCTGCTCAACTTCTTTAATTTCGTCACTTTTTTCCCGCAGATCGTGGCAGGGCCGATCGAACGGCGTGCCTCGCTGCTGCCGCAGATCACCGGTTTTCGCTGGAGAGTCTCGGTGGCTACCCTGCTAGACGGCTGCCCCTGGCTGGTCCTCGGTTTATTCTACAAGCTCGTGCTGGCGGACAATCTCAGTCCGTTTATTTTGCGCGGGGTGAGTGATAATCCGTGGACAGTCTGGCTGACTTCGATCCTGTTCGGGCTGCGAATTTATTTCGACTTTGCCGGTTACAGCTTTATTGCACTAGGCGTGGCGAGAATCCTCGGTGTGCGGCTGACAATGAATTTCCTTGCGCCGTATTCGGCCTGCAGCATCCGAGAATTTTGGCAGCGCTGGCACATCACGCTGAGCACCTGGTTTCGCGATTACGTCTATTTTCCGCTCGGCGGCAACCGGCGCGGAGTCTGGGAGTTCAATATTTTCGCCGTCTTCCTTATATCCGGCATGTGGCACGGCGCGGGTTTTAATTTCCTGCTTTGGGGCGCGGCTCATGGAGCGTTGCTGGTGATGCACGGATGGTTTTCCAAGGTCGGATATGCGATGCCGCGTGTGATCGGCTGGCTGCTCACATCGGTGGCAGTGACCTTTTCCTGGCTGTTCTTTTACGAGTCTGATCTTTCTCTTCTGGAAAAAAAAATCCGCCTGCTGCTGACGCCGTCCGCCTATTCAACGGGCAGCTTGCGCGAGGTCCGGCACGCCTATGCCATCACGGATTGGGCTCCGCTGATCGTGATCTGCTCCCTCTGCTTTTTCGTTCTGCTGATCGAAATGCTAGGGCGCAGGAAGGCGGAAAATCCCTACGCCGCGTTGCTCTCGTGGCCTGCATGTTTGGGGCTTGCGGCTGTCGTCGCCATCGGCGCCGCGAGCGGCGAGGGGCAATTTATTTACTTCGCCTTTTAG
- the msrP gene encoding protein-methionine-sulfoxide reductase catalytic subunit MsrP — protein sequence MNPSRSWELPDSAVTSHSDFLRRREFLVRVGMGLAGTALFPSFADAASLNSSYKLDGTALTKESDVTSYNNFYEWGLSKEEPATLANQGWKTRPWSVAIGGLCDKPATFAIDDLLAALGTVEQRNYRHRCVEAWSMVIPWDGYPLARLVDLAAPKPEAKYIQFTSFLDPEHCPGQRNGSFHWPYTEGLTIAEARHELAFLATGLYGKKLPNQNGAPIRLVVPWKYGFKGAKSIVKIDFVDKQPDTLWNTMAPSEYGFYANVNPEVDHPRWSQASERVIGGGFFSSKKPTLKFNGYEKEVAALYTGLDLKKNF from the coding sequence ATGAATCCATCACGCTCTTGGGAATTGCCTGACTCCGCCGTCACCTCGCACTCGGATTTTTTGCGACGGCGCGAATTCCTCGTCCGCGTCGGCATGGGACTCGCTGGCACCGCCCTCTTCCCATCGTTCGCCGACGCGGCTTCCCTCAATTCTTCCTACAAACTCGACGGCACCGCCCTCACCAAGGAATCCGACGTCACGAGTTACAATAATTTCTACGAATGGGGTCTCTCCAAGGAAGAGCCCGCCACACTCGCCAACCAAGGCTGGAAAACCCGCCCGTGGAGCGTCGCCATCGGTGGCCTTTGCGACAAGCCCGCCACCTTTGCCATCGACGATCTCCTCGCCGCCCTCGGCACCGTCGAGCAGCGCAACTACCGCCACCGCTGCGTCGAGGCCTGGTCCATGGTCATTCCTTGGGATGGCTACCCGCTCGCCCGGCTCGTCGATCTGGCCGCGCCCAAGCCCGAGGCGAAATACATCCAGTTTACCTCCTTCCTCGACCCCGAGCATTGCCCCGGCCAGCGCAATGGCAGCTTCCACTGGCCCTATACCGAGGGGCTCACCATTGCCGAGGCCCGGCACGAACTCGCCTTCCTCGCCACCGGCCTCTATGGTAAAAAACTGCCCAACCAAAACGGCGCGCCGATTCGCCTCGTCGTCCCGTGGAAATACGGATTCAAAGGCGCGAAATCCATCGTCAAAATCGACTTCGTGGACAAGCAACCCGACACCCTCTGGAACACCATGGCTCCCTCCGAATACGGCTTCTACGCCAACGTCAATCCCGAGGTCGATCATCCGCGCTGGAGCCAGGCCAGCGAACGCGTCATCGGCGGCGGTTTTTTCTCCAGCAAGAAACCCACGCTCAAGTTCAACGGCTATGAAAAGGAAGTCGCCGCGCTCTACACCGGGCTCGACCTCAAGAAAAACTTCTAA
- the gpmI gene encoding 2,3-bisphosphoglycerate-independent phosphoglycerate mutase: MAKPVVLIIRDGWGINPRGKEHAAEDGNATLLAHTPFHDQLYATYPGSTLSASGLDVGLPPGQMGNSEVGHLNLGAGRIVYQDFTRINLAIQQGELAKNPVLLTALGQAKTTRLHLIGLVSDGGVHSHQDHLIALTKIAAANGVTDIMIHAITDGRDTSPTGGAGYLETVEAGIAGTGAQIATVIGRYFAMDRDKRWDRNKLAWDAIVLGRGTFSEKQPSEAVRFLYASEPRGDEFLPPTIFSHPNETRIRDGDVVLWFNFRADRARQLSDALLVPDFLSFEREVFPKVHFVSLTQYDKKYNVPVLFQPQTLDNILGKVVSDAGLKQLRIAETEKYPHVTYFFNGGVEIAYPGEDRMIVPSPKVATYDLQPEMNAEQVTTELLAVIDRYDLVILNFANPDMVGHTGVVEAGIKAVEKIDDCVRRVVEKVLALGGKLLITADHGNCELMRNPDGSPNTAHTTNLVHFIYVGADSSQIKMEPGILADVSPTLLALLGVAQPKEMTGHSLVINH, from the coding sequence ATGGCAAAACCTGTGGTCCTCATTATTCGCGACGGCTGGGGCATTAATCCCCGTGGAAAAGAACATGCTGCCGAAGATGGCAACGCCACCCTCCTCGCACACACCCCGTTTCACGACCAACTTTACGCCACCTATCCCGGCTCGACTTTGAGCGCGAGCGGACTCGACGTCGGCCTGCCGCCGGGCCAGATGGGCAACTCCGAAGTCGGCCACCTCAATCTCGGTGCCGGGCGCATCGTTTATCAGGACTTCACCCGCATCAACCTCGCCATTCAGCAGGGTGAACTCGCCAAAAACCCCGTCCTCCTCACCGCGCTCGGCCAGGCCAAAACCACCCGACTCCACCTAATCGGCCTCGTCTCCGATGGCGGCGTCCACAGCCACCAGGACCACCTCATCGCCCTCACGAAGATCGCCGCCGCCAACGGCGTCACCGACATCATGATCCACGCCATCACCGACGGACGCGACACCTCGCCCACCGGCGGCGCGGGTTATCTCGAGACCGTCGAAGCGGGCATCGCCGGCACCGGCGCACAGATCGCCACCGTCATCGGACGCTACTTCGCCATGGACCGCGACAAACGCTGGGACCGCAACAAACTCGCCTGGGACGCCATCGTTCTCGGCCGCGGCACCTTCTCCGAAAAGCAGCCCTCCGAGGCCGTCCGCTTCCTCTACGCCAGCGAACCGCGCGGCGACGAATTTCTCCCGCCCACCATCTTCTCCCATCCAAATGAAACTCGCATCCGCGACGGCGACGTCGTCCTGTGGTTTAACTTCCGGGCCGACCGCGCGCGCCAGCTTTCCGACGCCCTCCTCGTGCCCGACTTCCTCAGCTTCGAGCGTGAAGTCTTTCCCAAGGTCCACTTCGTCAGCCTCACGCAATACGACAAAAAATATAACGTCCCCGTCCTCTTCCAGCCGCAGACCCTCGACAACATCCTCGGCAAAGTCGTCTCCGACGCCGGGCTAAAGCAACTCCGCATCGCCGAAACCGAGAAATACCCGCACGTCACCTACTTCTTTAATGGCGGCGTGGAGATCGCCTACCCCGGCGAAGACCGCATGATCGTCCCCTCGCCGAAAGTCGCCACCTATGACCTCCAGCCCGAGATGAACGCCGAACAAGTCACCACCGAACTCCTCGCCGTCATCGACCGCTACGACCTCGTCATCCTGAATTTCGCCAACCCCGACATGGTCGGCCACACCGGCGTCGTCGAAGCGGGCATCAAAGCCGTGGAAAAAATCGACGACTGCGTCCGGCGCGTCGTGGAAAAAGTGCTCGCGCTCGGCGGCAAACTGCTCATCACCGCCGACCACGGCAACTGCGAACTCATGCGCAACCCCGACGGCAGCCCGAACACCGCGCACACCACCAACCTCGTGCATTTCATCTACGTCGGAGCCGATTCAAGTCAGATCAAAATGGAACCCGGCATCCTCGCCGACGTCTCCCCCACGTTGCTAGCGCTCCTTGGAGTCGCCCAGCCCAAGGAAATGACCGGCCACAGCTTGGTCATTAATCATTAG